A window of Cryptomeria japonica chromosome 3, Sugi_1.0, whole genome shotgun sequence contains these coding sequences:
- the LOC131069513 gene encoding putative pentatricopeptide repeat-containing protein At1g68930 — MALISGLRRKTMIAFRCCRMNSPRFNHTTPSNDHLHLRVFFGELCLKEALHILLTTHNPPLHSSTYFQLLQTCIAKNAHSGGRLIHSFIIDRGFNFGRGVFFQKKIISMYVKCGSLVDVRKVFDEMTERDCFSWNVIIAAYRRHGFCHEALILYLEMQQTGVQPDQFTFASILPACAKMRALEQGMNIHQSIVESGLLYDVVVVSALIDMYAKCGSIQKAEELFKKMPQRNVVSWTAMIAGYAQNGFLEKAFDAFKQMQLKGTKPDSTTYSSILSACAKLGALKEGMHIHQSLLENGFLSNGVVAGALLEMYAKCGNILKARALFDKIHQRNLVQWNTMIAGYAQNGVLDEALRLFKEMPQQNAVSWTAMITGYAQNGFVREALETFTQMQLAGVQPDFTTFVTILPVCAKMGALEQGMHIHQSIIESGFSSHVVVASSLIDMYAKCGRIRKARELFDKMPQRNIVSWTAMISGYAEHGVLDEALTLFKKSPQQDIISWTAMIAGFAHNGFVEKALETFKQMQFAGVNPDSTTFTSLLSACSKIGVLEQGMDLHQVIIESGFSSDVVVASALIDMYTKCGRIQKARELFNRMPQRNVVSWNTMIAGYAQNGFVESALELFNQMQLGVVKPDFTTLATILPTCAKMGALEQGMKLHKKIIECGFLSDAVVASALIDMYAKCGSIQKARELFDKMSQRDVVSWNAMIAGYAMHGYCNDAFKLFELMKHYGTYPDRVSFVCVLFACCHAGLVDEGCKYFHGMSDSNYILPTMDHYVCMVDLLSRAGYLEEALKFIIKVPIKPAVVGWMCLLAACRSHKNVGLGAFTANVLVELDPKNAAPYILLSDIYSEVGRWGDAQKVRRLMKDREIKKTPGCSWIEINKMVHAFCVGDKSHPQTREIYAKLEKLSWETKAIGYSLDSRHVLNDVEEEENELFLCHHSEKLAIAFGLMNTSPGTTIRVIKNIRVCIDCHTATKFISKIVAREIIVRDANRFHHFKEGQCSCGDYW, encoded by the coding sequence ATGGCCTTAATATCAGGCTTGAGAAGGAAGACGATGATTGCGTTTCGATGCTGTAGGATGAATTCTCCTCGCTTCAATCACACTACGCCGTCCAATGACCACCTCCATCTCAGGGTATTCTTTGGAGAGCTTTGCTTGAAAGAGGCGCTGCACATTCTGCTTACCACCCACAACCCACCTTTACATTCTTCCACATATTTTCAACTATTACAGACATGCATTGCCAAAAATGCCCATTCAGGGGGCCGGCTAATCCATTCTTTCATCATCGACAGGGGATTCAATTTTGGTAGGGgtgtattttttcaaaaaaaaattatcagCATGTATGTCAAGTGCGGTAGTTTGGTTGATGTTCGTAAGGTGTTTGACGAAATGACTGAACGGGACTGCTTCTCATGGAATGTGATAATTGCTGCTTACAGAAGACATGGGTTTTGTCACGAAGCATTGATACTCTATCTCGAAATGCAACAAACAGGTGTTCAACCCGATCAGTTTACCTTTGCcagtatcctccctgcctgtgccaaaatgagagctttggaacagggtatgaacATCCATCAGAGCATAGTGGAGAGCGGATTATTATATGATGTTGTTGTTGTGagtgccctgatagacatgtatgcCAAATGTGGAAGTATTCAGAAGGCAGAGGAACTGTTCAAGAAAATGCCCCagagaaatgttgtctcatggactgcaatgattgcaggatatgcacaaaatgggtttCTTGAAAAAGCTTTTGATGcatttaagcaaatgcaattgaaAGGTACTAAGCCAGACTCCACAACATATTCCAGCATCCTCTCAGCCTGTGCTAAATTGGGAGCTTTGAAAGAGGGTATGCACATCCATCAAAGCTTATTGGAAAACGGATTTTTGTCAAATGGTGTAGTTGCAGGTGCGCTGCTAGAGATGTATGCGAAATGTGGAAACATATTAAAGGCACGCGCACTGTTTGATAAAATACATCAAAGAAATCTGGTCCAATGGAataccatgattgcaggatatgcacagaaTGGTGTTCTTGACGAGGCTCTAAGACTTTTCAAAGAAATGCCGCAACAAAATGcagtctcgtggactgcaatgattacaggatatgcacaaaatgggtttGTCAGAGAGGCACTGGAAACTTTTacgcaaatgcaattggcaggtgtacaGCCAGATTTTACAACCTTTGTCACGATCCTCCCAGTCTGtgctaaaatgggagctttggaacaaggtatgcaTATACATCAAAGCATAATTGAAAGTGGTTTTTCTTCCCATGTTGTAGTTGCAAGTAGcttgatagacatgtatgcaaaatgtggaaggatTCGGAAGGCACGGGAACTTTTCGACAAAATGCCTCAGAGAAATATAGTTTCCTGGACTGCGATGATTTCGGGATATGCAGAACATGGTGTCCTTGATGAGGCCTTAACTCTATTCAAAAAATCTCCTCAACAAGACATAATCTCATGGACTGCGATGATTGCAGGATTTGCACATAATGGGTTTGTTGAAAAGGCCTTGGAgacttttaagcaaatgcaatttgCAGGTGTAAATCCAGACTCCACAACTTTTACCAGCCTCCTCTCAGCCTGTTCCAAGATAGGagttttggaacagggtatggacttACATCAAGTCATAATTGAAAGCGGATTTTCGTCcgatgttgtagttgcaagtgcCCTGATAGATATGTATACCAAATGTGGAAGGATACAGAAGGCACGGGAACTGTttaacagaatgcctcaaagaaatgtggtctcctGGAATacgatgattgcaggatatgcacaaaatgggtttgttgaaaGTGCCTTGGAATTGTTTAATCAAATGCAATTAGGTGTTGTAAAGCCAGATTTCACAACATTAGCCACCATACTTccaacctgtgccaaaatgggagctttggaacagggtatgaagTTGCACAAAAAAATTATTGAATGCGGATTTTTGTCAGATGCTGTAGTTGCAagtgccctgatagacatgtatgcaaaatgtggaagcatacagaAGGCACGTgagttgtttgacaaaatgtctcaacgggatgtggtttcatggaatgcaatgattgcaggatatgcaatgCATGGCTATTGCAATGATGCTTTCAAACTCTTTGAACTAATGAAACACTATGGAACATATCCCGATCGTGTAAGCTTTGTTTGTGTTTTATTTGCATGCTGCCATGCAGGTCTTGTGGATGAGGGCTGTAAATATTTCCATGGCATGAGCGACTCTAATTACATCTTACCTACAATGGATCATTATGTATGCATGGTTGACCTTCTTTCCCGTGCTGGCTATCTTGAGGAAGCTCTAAAATTTATCATCAAAGTACCGATTAAACCTGCGGTGGTTGGGTGGATGTGCTTGTTGGCTGCTTGTAGATCACATAAGAATGTAGGGCTTGGAGCATTTACAGCAAATGTCCTTGTTGAATTGGATCCTAAAAATGCAGCACCTTATATTCTTCTTTCAGACATCTATTCAGAAGTGGGCAGGTGGGGTGATGCTCaaaaggtaaggagattgatgaaAGACCGAGAAATAAAAAAGACAcctggatgtagttggattgaaATCAATAAAATGGTACATGCTTTTTGTGTAGGAGACAAATCACACCCACAAACACGGGAGATCTATGCAAAGTTGGAGAAATTATCATGGGAAACGAAGGCAATAGGGTATTCTCTAGATTCAAGACATGTGCTGAATGATGTGGAGGAGGAGGAAAATGAATTATTCCTCTGCCACCATAGTGAGAAGCTAGCAATTGCATTTGGATTGATGAACACATCCCCTGGAACAACTATTAGAGTCATAAAAAATATTCGAGTGTGTATTGATTGCCACACTGCAACCAAGTTTATCTCTAAGATTGTTGCGAGAGAAATCATCGTGAGAGATGCAAACAGGTtccatcatttcaaagaaggacAATGTTCTTGTGGAGATTATTGGTGA